A single Epinephelus lanceolatus isolate andai-2023 chromosome 22, ASM4190304v1, whole genome shotgun sequence DNA region contains:
- the hacd4 gene encoding very-long-chain (3R)-3-hydroxyacyl-CoA dehydratase 4 isoform X2: protein MLSFRLAYIFSYNLFQFCGHTWILANTLARFLTFGKDALADTFYSVGFVMSLCQLLSILELFHIADGIEKARLLPRFVQVMEKNILLIMVIMLEEIQSKPVVCAQFFLWNILDLLRYPHELLCVMDKPSIAMLWTRYTLWIPLYILSVATEGVTIYQALPYFEPAAPNSSSLNSTLSTHIHLPFLLMVYLPVLALGASVSVWQLLKERQHHLEKWNKKKKKK from the exons AT GCTCAGCTTCAGGCTTGCATACATTTTCTCGTATAACCTGTTCCAGTTCTGTGGACACACATGGATACTGGCTAACACTTTAGCCAGGTTTCTCACATTTGGTAAAG ATGCCTTAGCAGACACATTTTACTCTGTTGGCTTTGTGATGAGTCTGTGCCAGCTGCTGTCCATCCTGGAGCTTTTCCATATCGCAGATGGGATTGAGAAAGCGAGACTCCTCCCTCGCTTCGTCCAA GTTATGGAGAAGAACATCCTGCTGATCATGGTCATCATGTTGGAGGAGATCCAGAGTAAACCAGTCGTGTGTGCGCAGTTCTTCTTGTGGAACATACTGGACCTCCTACG GTACCCACATGAGCTACTGTGTGTTATGGATAAACCTTCCATCGCCATGCTGTGGACTCGCTACACACTCTGGATCCCCTTATACATCCTATCAGTGGCCACTGAAG GTGTCACCATATACCAGGCCCTGCCATATTTTGAGCCGGCAGCACCAAACTCATCGTCTTTGAACTCAACATTGTCAACACACATTCACCTGCCCTTCCTGCTGATGGTCTACCTGCCTGTTCTGGCTCTTG GGgcctctgtatcagtctggcaACTGCTGAAGGAGAGACAACACCACCTGGAGAAAtggaacaagaagaagaaaaagaaatga
- the hacd4 gene encoding very-long-chain (3R)-3-hydroxyacyl-CoA dehydratase 4 isoform X1 — MSSLTFLQQKEKKETSERECKLSFRLAYIFSYNLFQFCGHTWILANTLARFLTFGKDALADTFYSVGFVMSLCQLLSILELFHIADGIEKARLLPRFVQVMEKNILLIMVIMLEEIQSKPVVCAQFFLWNILDLLRYPHELLCVMDKPSIAMLWTRYTLWIPLYILSVATEGVTIYQALPYFEPAAPNSSSLNSTLSTHIHLPFLLMVYLPVLALGASVSVWQLLKERQHHLEKWNKKKKKK; from the exons ATGAGCAGCTTAACTTTCCTgcaacaaaaggagaaaaaggagaCTTCAGAAAGAGAATGTAA GCTCAGCTTCAGGCTTGCATACATTTTCTCGTATAACCTGTTCCAGTTCTGTGGACACACATGGATACTGGCTAACACTTTAGCCAGGTTTCTCACATTTGGTAAAG ATGCCTTAGCAGACACATTTTACTCTGTTGGCTTTGTGATGAGTCTGTGCCAGCTGCTGTCCATCCTGGAGCTTTTCCATATCGCAGATGGGATTGAGAAAGCGAGACTCCTCCCTCGCTTCGTCCAA GTTATGGAGAAGAACATCCTGCTGATCATGGTCATCATGTTGGAGGAGATCCAGAGTAAACCAGTCGTGTGTGCGCAGTTCTTCTTGTGGAACATACTGGACCTCCTACG GTACCCACATGAGCTACTGTGTGTTATGGATAAACCTTCCATCGCCATGCTGTGGACTCGCTACACACTCTGGATCCCCTTATACATCCTATCAGTGGCCACTGAAG GTGTCACCATATACCAGGCCCTGCCATATTTTGAGCCGGCAGCACCAAACTCATCGTCTTTGAACTCAACATTGTCAACACACATTCACCTGCCCTTCCTGCTGATGGTCTACCTGCCTGTTCTGGCTCTTG GGgcctctgtatcagtctggcaACTGCTGAAGGAGAGACAACACCACCTGGAGAAAtggaacaagaagaagaaaaagaaatga